In a single window of the Nocardioides sp. L-11A genome:
- the fabG gene encoding 3-oxoacyl-ACP reductase FabG, with protein MFTSLAGRSVVVTGGSKGIGRGIATVFARAGARVLVTGRDETALQAACAEIGGATSYAVTDVSSREDCDRMAATAIERHGGIDVLCANAGIFPAARLDAMTAADLHTVMATNLDGTVFAVQACLEALTASGRGRIVVTSSITGPHTGYPGWSHYGASKAAQLGFVRTAALELAPRGITINAVLPGNVATEGLDGLGEDYLAAMAASVPQKRLGSVADIGNAALFFATEEAGYVTGQSLVVDGGQVLPESLQALEEI; from the coding sequence ATGTTCACCTCACTCGCTGGACGCTCCGTCGTCGTCACCGGCGGCAGCAAGGGCATCGGCCGCGGCATCGCCACGGTCTTCGCCCGGGCCGGCGCCCGGGTGCTCGTCACCGGGCGCGACGAGACGGCGCTGCAGGCCGCGTGCGCGGAGATCGGCGGCGCGACGTCGTACGCCGTGACGGACGTGAGCTCCCGCGAGGACTGCGACCGGATGGCCGCGACCGCGATCGAGCGGCACGGCGGGATCGACGTCCTGTGCGCCAACGCGGGCATCTTCCCCGCGGCCCGGCTCGACGCGATGACGGCCGCGGATCTGCACACCGTGATGGCGACCAACCTGGACGGCACCGTGTTCGCCGTCCAGGCCTGCCTGGAGGCGCTGACCGCCAGCGGTCGCGGCCGGATCGTGGTGACCTCCTCGATCACAGGACCGCACACCGGCTACCCGGGCTGGTCCCACTACGGCGCCAGCAAGGCCGCCCAGCTCGGCTTCGTGCGCACCGCGGCGCTGGAGCTCGCGCCGCGTGGGATCACCATCAACGCGGTGCTGCCGGGCAATGTCGCCACCGAGGGCCTCGACGGGCTCGGCGAGGACTACCTGGCCGCGATGGCCGCCAGCGTGCCGCAGAAGCGACTCGGCAGCGTCGCCGACATCGGCAACGCGGCGCTCTTCTTCGCCACCGAGGAGGCCGGCTACGTCACCGGCCAGAGCCTCGTCGTCGACGGCGGCCAGGTCCTCCCCGAATCGCTCCAGGCGCTCGAGGAGATCTGA
- a CDS encoding phosphotransferase, producing MSAVAAAVDTRVAELALPSYGFSPARTLRMINLSENATFLVEEPGRTAILRVHRVGYHSRTDIESELAWLAALRAESGVATSAEIPNDQGERVTTVVVDGQERHCVLFELVPGIEPDDVALGTSDFETLGAITARMHVHARSWTPPPGFHRFRWDWEHSLGARPRWGRWQDGFGVGPAEEEALGAAAAIVRERLTAYGTGADRFGLVHADLRLANLLVEGDQVTVIDFDDCGLSWFMYDFGTAVSFIEHDPRLAQWQDAWLRGYRSVIALAAEHEAMLPTFVMLRRLLLVAWMGSHAHSRECQELGPGYTVGSVELAHRYVASGGATLA from the coding sequence ATGAGCGCCGTCGCCGCGGCCGTCGACACCCGGGTCGCCGAGCTGGCCCTGCCCTCCTACGGCTTCAGCCCGGCGCGCACCCTGCGGATGATCAACCTGTCCGAGAACGCCACCTTCCTGGTCGAGGAGCCCGGCCGCACCGCGATCCTGCGGGTGCACCGGGTCGGCTACCACTCCCGCACCGACATCGAGAGCGAGCTCGCCTGGCTCGCCGCGCTGCGGGCGGAGTCGGGCGTGGCGACCTCCGCGGAGATCCCCAACGACCAGGGCGAGCGGGTGACCACCGTCGTGGTCGACGGCCAGGAGCGGCACTGCGTCCTCTTCGAGCTGGTGCCCGGCATCGAGCCGGACGACGTCGCCCTCGGCACCTCCGACTTCGAGACGCTCGGCGCGATCACCGCGCGGATGCACGTCCACGCCCGCTCCTGGACCCCGCCGCCCGGCTTCCACCGGTTCCGGTGGGACTGGGAGCACTCACTCGGCGCCCGGCCCCGTTGGGGCCGCTGGCAGGACGGCTTCGGCGTCGGGCCCGCCGAGGAGGAGGCGCTCGGCGCGGCGGCCGCGATCGTGCGGGAGCGGCTCACGGCGTACGGCACGGGGGCCGACCGGTTCGGCCTGGTCCATGCCGACCTGCGCCTGGCCAACCTGCTCGTCGAGGGCGACCAGGTCACGGTGATCGACTTCGACGACTGCGGCCTGTCGTGGTTCATGTACGACTTCGGCACCGCCGTGTCCTTCATCGAGCACGACCCGCGGCTGGCGCAGTGGCAGGACGCCTGGCTGCGCGGCTACCGATCCGTCATCGCACTCGCCGCCGAGCACGAGGCGATGCTGCCGACCTTCGTCATGCTGCGCCGGCTGCTGCTCGTCGCCTGGATGGGCTCGCACGCCCACTCCCGCGAGTGCCAGGAGCTCGGCCCCGGCTACACGGTCGGCTCCGTCGAGCTGGCCCACCGCTACGTGGCGTCCGGCGGCGCCACCCTCGCCTGA
- a CDS encoding BMC domain-containing protein, with amino-acid sequence MSSTAIGMIETKGFVAALAAADAMVKAANVTITDRQEVGDGLVAVVISGEVGAVKAATEAGAETASQVGELVSVHVIPRPHAELGNHFDVSAK; translated from the coding sequence ATGTCCAGCACCGCCATCGGCATGATCGAGACCAAGGGCTTCGTCGCCGCGCTCGCCGCCGCGGACGCCATGGTCAAGGCCGCGAACGTCACCATCACCGACCGTCAGGAGGTCGGCGACGGCCTGGTCGCCGTCGTCATCAGCGGCGAGGTCGGCGCGGTCAAGGCCGCGACCGAGGCCGGCGCCGAGACCGCCTCCCAGGTCGGCGAGCTCGTCAGCGTCCACGTCATCCCCCGCCCGCACGCCGAGCTCGGCAACCACTTCGACGTCAGCGCGAAGTAG
- a CDS encoding EutN/CcmL family microcompartment protein — MLRAVVTGNVWSTKRIDGLPNGAFLEVEVDGGSRLVAFDVLGSGVGETVLVAQGSVAAAWFPGTPPPVDALVIGSIDSQPTG, encoded by the coding sequence ATGCTGAGAGCAGTCGTGACCGGCAATGTCTGGTCCACCAAGAGGATCGACGGCCTGCCGAACGGCGCCTTCCTCGAGGTCGAGGTGGACGGCGGCAGCCGCCTGGTCGCCTTCGACGTCCTGGGCAGCGGGGTCGGCGAGACCGTCCTGGTCGCGCAGGGATCCGTCGCCGCCGCCTGGTTCCCCGGCACCCCACCACCCGTCGACGCGCTCGTCATCGGCTCGATCGACTCCCAGCCCACGGGCTGA
- a CDS encoding BMC domain-containing protein, giving the protein MAELRSFIFIDRLQPQTLCYLGTWIKGTLPRAHMAAQIIEVAPGIDIEPITDVALKHAEVAAGVLVVERQFGYLEFHGETGSVKAAAEGVLDALGADAGSAVRPQILASKIISSIDHQHAFLINRNKIGSMVLPGESMYVLEVQPASYAIVATNEAEKAADIKVVDYRMIGATGRVYLSGKEADVRQAAEAAEDALRGLT; this is encoded by the coding sequence ATGGCTGAACTGCGTTCCTTCATCTTCATCGACCGGCTCCAGCCGCAGACCCTGTGCTACCTCGGCACCTGGATCAAGGGCACCCTCCCGCGCGCCCACATGGCCGCCCAGATCATCGAGGTGGCACCGGGCATCGACATCGAGCCGATCACCGACGTCGCGCTCAAGCATGCGGAGGTGGCCGCCGGCGTCCTCGTGGTCGAGCGGCAGTTCGGCTACCTGGAGTTCCACGGCGAGACCGGCTCGGTCAAGGCCGCCGCCGAGGGCGTGCTCGACGCGCTCGGCGCGGACGCCGGCAGCGCTGTGCGGCCGCAGATCCTCGCGAGCAAGATCATCAGCTCGATCGACCACCAGCACGCCTTCCTGATCAACCGCAACAAGATCGGGTCGATGGTGCTGCCGGGCGAGTCGATGTACGTGCTCGAGGTGCAGCCGGCGTCGTACGCGATCGTGGCGACCAACGAGGCCGAGAAGGCCGCCGACATCAAGGTCGTCGACTACCGGATGATCGGCGCCACCGGCCGGGTCTACCTGTCCGGCAAGGAGGCCGACGTCCGCCAGGCGGCCGAGGCGGCCGAGGACGCCCTGCGAGGGCTCACGTGA
- a CDS encoding aldehyde dehydrogenase family protein, with protein MSDQLHQTVTAPGAAGHLLERARWAARAYASYSASDVDRIVRAVADTAHAHAEKYAEWAVRETGFGVVEHKVRKNQACSRGLLDTYAGQDLVTPRVRVDDKIVEVPRPAGVVLALTPSTNPVATVFFKVILALMTRNAVVVSPHPMAKECCHDAAQLLARAAVEAGAPDGIVQSIAEPTIPLVEALMGDARTNVILATGGTGVVRAAYSSGNPAIGVGPGNVPVLVDATADVRAAAQRLVESKAFDNSVLCTNESVLIAEEAVADRLVRELERAGAAVLGTDDAQRLRDYMFPYGRLNVDVVGKDASWIAQQAGIRVGPRTKVLVAPFDTAVPEEPLTHEKLSPVLGLIRVPDATAGIATARAIIRIAGAGHSAAIHSADPATVMRYAAEVPVLRVSVNVGNSTGSSGLDTNLAPTMTIGTGFVGRSALGENLQPKHLVDWTRIAYNSDPAEAMPAYAGLSPWAEHRTPVPAYPVPSNDPRAVTAVPSPSTLPSTVDAVVDRLGGSSDAAFREQVRRLVVEELSHLIKG; from the coding sequence ATGTCCGACCAGCTCCACCAGACCGTCACCGCACCCGGCGCGGCCGGCCACCTGCTCGAGCGCGCGCGGTGGGCGGCGCGCGCCTACGCGTCGTACTCCGCGAGCGACGTGGACCGGATCGTGCGGGCCGTCGCGGACACCGCGCACGCCCACGCCGAGAAGTACGCCGAGTGGGCCGTGCGCGAGACCGGCTTCGGCGTCGTCGAGCACAAGGTCCGCAAGAACCAGGCCTGCTCGCGCGGCCTCCTCGACACCTACGCCGGCCAGGACCTCGTCACGCCGCGGGTGCGCGTCGACGACAAGATCGTCGAGGTGCCGCGCCCGGCCGGCGTCGTGCTCGCACTGACCCCGTCGACCAACCCCGTCGCCACCGTGTTCTTCAAGGTGATCCTGGCGCTGATGACCCGCAACGCCGTGGTGGTCAGTCCGCACCCGATGGCCAAGGAGTGCTGCCACGACGCGGCGCAGCTGCTCGCCCGGGCCGCCGTCGAGGCCGGTGCGCCCGACGGCATCGTGCAGAGCATCGCGGAGCCGACCATCCCCCTCGTCGAGGCGCTGATGGGCGACGCCCGCACCAACGTCATCCTCGCCACCGGCGGGACCGGTGTGGTCCGCGCGGCGTACAGCTCGGGCAACCCCGCGATCGGCGTCGGACCGGGCAACGTGCCGGTCCTGGTCGACGCGACCGCCGACGTCCGCGCCGCCGCGCAGCGCCTGGTCGAGAGCAAGGCCTTCGACAACTCGGTGCTGTGCACCAACGAGTCGGTGCTCATCGCCGAGGAGGCGGTCGCCGACCGCCTCGTGCGCGAGCTGGAGCGGGCCGGTGCGGCAGTGCTCGGCACCGACGACGCCCAGCGGCTGCGCGACTACATGTTCCCCTACGGCCGGCTCAACGTGGACGTCGTCGGCAAGGACGCCTCCTGGATCGCGCAGCAGGCCGGGATCCGGGTCGGCCCCCGCACGAAGGTGCTCGTCGCCCCCTTCGACACGGCCGTGCCGGAGGAGCCGCTCACCCACGAGAAGCTCTCGCCGGTGCTCGGCCTGATCCGCGTCCCCGACGCGACGGCGGGCATCGCCACCGCCCGGGCGATCATCCGGATCGCCGGGGCCGGGCACAGCGCGGCGATCCACTCCGCCGACCCCGCCACCGTCATGAGGTACGCCGCCGAGGTGCCGGTCCTGCGGGTGTCGGTCAACGTCGGCAACAGCACCGGCAGCTCAGGTCTCGACACCAACCTGGCCCCGACCATGACGATCGGCACCGGCTTCGTCGGCCGCAGCGCGCTCGGCGAGAACCTCCAGCCGAAGCACCTCGTCGACTGGACGCGGATCGCCTACAACAGCGACCCTGCCGAGGCGATGCCCGCCTATGCCGGGCTGAGCCCGTGGGCCGAGCACCGCACGCCGGTGCCGGCGTACCCGGTGCCGTCCAACGACCCGCGCGCCGTCACGGCCGTGCCCTCGCCCTCGACCCTGCCCTCGACCGTCGACGCGGTCGTCGACCGGCTCGGCGGCTCCTCGGACGCGGCCTTCCGCGAGCAGGTCCGTCGTCTCGTCGTCGAAGAACTCTCCCACCTCATCAAGGGCTGA
- a CDS encoding aminotransferase class III-fold pyridoxal phosphate-dependent enzyme: MHDYDAFSFDSKAEMLEKSAQYWNPDKTKFWSDSGVDLVIDRREGYLLWDMDGRRLIDVHLNGGTYNLGHRNPEVVAAVKQAMDRFDVGNHHFPSLGRTALAEALVESAPAGLTKVAYASGGGEAIDIALKSARHSMQKRKIVSIVKAYHGHTGLAVATGDDRFAKLFLADRPEEFPQVPFNDLDAMEQALRGRDVAAVIMETIPATYGFPLPQPGYLEAVKALCEKYDALFIADEVQTGLMRTGELWGITKHGIEPDILVSGKGLSGGIYPIAAVLLSERAGAWLREDGFGHISTFGGAELGCVAALKTLEITRRPEVRSMVHYIADRVGAGLRQVQAQYPDWFVGIRQNGVVLGLEFAHPEGAKYVMRQLYELGVWAIFSTLDPRVLQYKPGILMTPDLVEELLDRTALAIGRAAADPALSRRRAS, encoded by the coding sequence ATGCACGACTACGACGCGTTCAGCTTCGACTCGAAGGCAGAGATGCTGGAGAAGTCGGCGCAGTACTGGAACCCCGACAAGACGAAGTTCTGGTCGGACAGCGGGGTCGACCTGGTGATCGACCGCCGCGAGGGCTACCTGCTCTGGGACATGGACGGCCGCCGCCTCATCGACGTCCACCTCAACGGCGGCACCTACAACCTGGGGCACCGCAATCCCGAGGTGGTCGCCGCCGTCAAGCAGGCGATGGACCGCTTCGACGTGGGCAACCACCACTTCCCCTCGCTGGGCCGCACGGCGCTCGCCGAGGCTCTCGTGGAGTCGGCTCCGGCCGGACTGACCAAGGTCGCCTACGCCTCCGGCGGCGGCGAGGCGATCGACATCGCGCTCAAGAGCGCGCGTCACTCCATGCAGAAGCGCAAGATCGTCTCGATCGTGAAGGCGTACCACGGGCACACCGGCCTCGCCGTGGCCACCGGCGACGACCGCTTCGCCAAGCTCTTCCTCGCCGACCGGCCCGAGGAGTTCCCCCAGGTCCCCTTCAACGACCTCGACGCGATGGAGCAGGCGCTCCGGGGACGCGACGTGGCCGCCGTGATCATGGAGACGATCCCGGCGACCTACGGCTTCCCCCTCCCCCAGCCCGGCTACCTCGAGGCCGTCAAGGCGCTCTGCGAGAAGTACGACGCCCTCTTCATCGCCGACGAGGTGCAGACCGGCCTGATGCGCACCGGCGAGCTCTGGGGCATCACCAAGCACGGCATCGAGCCCGACATCCTGGTCAGCGGCAAGGGCCTGTCCGGCGGCATCTACCCCATCGCGGCGGTGCTGCTGAGCGAGCGCGCGGGCGCCTGGCTGCGCGAGGACGGCTTCGGCCACATCTCGACCTTCGGCGGTGCCGAGCTCGGCTGTGTGGCCGCGCTGAAGACGCTGGAGATCACCCGGCGCCCCGAGGTCCGCTCGATGGTGCACTACATCGCCGACCGGGTCGGCGCGGGGCTGCGGCAGGTCCAGGCGCAGTACCCGGACTGGTTCGTCGGCATCCGCCAGAACGGGGTCGTGCTCGGCCTGGAGTTCGCGCACCCGGAGGGCGCGAAGTACGTCATGCGCCAGCTCTACGAGCTCGGGGTGTGGGCGATCTTCTCCACCCTCGACCCCCGGGTCCTGCAGTACAAGCCGGGGATCCTGATGACGCCCGACCTGGTCGAGGAGCTCCTCGACCGCACCGCGCTGGCCATCGGCCGCGCGGCCGCCGATCCCGCTCTGTCGCGCCGGAGGGCCAGCTGA
- a CDS encoding APC family permease — MSAEETRAVPETGAKVQRLKPNAVGLVGVMFMAVATAAPITAMVGNVPIAIGFGSGANAPAGYLVATIVLGLFALGYSAMAKHITSTGAFYGFISHGLGRVVGMGAGALTTLAYVVFEAALVGIFSFFAANFFATHTGLDISWIWYALLMLGVNSALTYFDINLTAVVLGVFLVTEIVMLGAMTVSILASGGGPDGWSLGSLNPLNAFQGLEGSVTNADTGATLVVAGSAGIGLFFAFWSWVGFESTAMYGEESRNPKRIIPLATMLSVLGIGLFYVIVSWSAIVGTGPDNAVALAQDSATAGQIFFGPVEQHLGHGAVVLFEFLLMSGSYACGMAFHNCASRYIYAIGREDLVPGFGRTLGASHPRHGSPYIAGFVQTGVATAIVLLFFATDRDPYGQLYALMAIMGTTAIMIVQALAAFACIAYFHVQGKHPETANWFRTLTAPLIGGVGMIYVIWLLIENAGFAAGSAASDIVFKLSPWVVGAVGVAGIGFALWAKRFAPDRYDTIGRIVLEDTQERSG, encoded by the coding sequence ATGTCTGCAGAGGAGACGCGCGCCGTACCCGAGACCGGCGCGAAGGTCCAGCGCCTCAAGCCGAACGCCGTCGGCCTGGTGGGGGTCATGTTCATGGCGGTCGCGACCGCCGCGCCGATCACGGCGATGGTCGGCAATGTGCCCATCGCGATCGGCTTCGGCAGCGGGGCGAACGCCCCCGCCGGCTATCTCGTCGCCACGATCGTGCTCGGTCTGTTCGCGCTGGGCTACTCCGCGATGGCCAAGCACATCACCTCGACCGGAGCCTTCTACGGCTTCATCTCCCACGGCCTGGGCCGCGTGGTGGGGATGGGCGCCGGGGCCCTCACCACCCTCGCGTACGTCGTGTTCGAGGCCGCCCTGGTCGGGATCTTCTCGTTCTTCGCGGCGAACTTCTTCGCGACGCACACCGGACTGGACATCTCCTGGATCTGGTACGCGCTGCTCATGCTCGGCGTGAACTCGGCGCTGACCTACTTCGACATCAACCTGACCGCGGTCGTGCTCGGCGTCTTCCTGGTCACCGAGATCGTGATGCTCGGCGCGATGACGGTCTCGATCCTCGCCTCCGGCGGTGGTCCCGACGGCTGGTCGCTGGGCTCGCTCAACCCGCTCAACGCCTTCCAGGGCCTGGAGGGCAGCGTGACGAACGCGGACACGGGCGCCACGCTCGTCGTGGCCGGCTCGGCCGGCATCGGCCTCTTCTTCGCGTTCTGGTCGTGGGTGGGCTTCGAGTCGACCGCGATGTACGGCGAGGAGTCGCGCAACCCGAAGCGGATCATCCCGCTCGCGACCATGCTGTCCGTGCTCGGCATCGGCCTCTTCTACGTCATCGTGTCCTGGTCGGCGATCGTCGGCACCGGCCCGGACAACGCCGTCGCGCTCGCCCAGGACAGCGCCACCGCCGGCCAGATCTTCTTCGGGCCGGTCGAGCAGCACCTCGGCCACGGCGCGGTCGTGCTCTTCGAGTTCCTGCTGATGAGCGGCTCGTACGCCTGCGGCATGGCCTTCCACAACTGCGCCTCGCGCTACATCTACGCGATCGGCCGCGAGGACCTGGTGCCCGGCTTCGGCAGGACGCTCGGCGCCTCGCACCCACGACACGGCTCGCCGTACATCGCGGGCTTCGTGCAGACCGGCGTCGCCACCGCGATCGTGCTGCTCTTCTTCGCCACCGACCGCGATCCCTACGGCCAGCTCTACGCACTGATGGCGATCATGGGGACGACGGCGATCATGATCGTCCAGGCCCTCGCGGCGTTCGCCTGCATCGCCTACTTCCACGTCCAGGGCAAGCACCCGGAGACGGCGAACTGGTTCCGCACGCTCACCGCGCCCCTCATCGGCGGCGTCGGCATGATCTACGTGATCTGGCTGCTGATCGAGAACGCCGGCTTCGCGGCGGGCTCCGCGGCCAGCGACATCGTGTTCAAGCTGTCGCCGTGGGTGGTCGGCGCGGTGGGCGTGGCCGGCATCGGCTTCGCCCTGTGGGCCAAGCGCTTCGCCCCCGACCGCTACGACACCATCGGCCGGATCGTGCTCGAGGACACCCAGGAGCGGTCCGGCTGA
- a CDS encoding LuxR C-terminal-related transcriptional regulator, producing the protein MSSRPSPLDLVADVAAICVEPTPATVRATAVLQRIGEAIPLEAAALSTFDPVEERHLTIAEIGYSDPVLTYLNDGFVNGDPAFLTMRFRNPRPLRWCDIPNYRDMFSAHEVFIPGGFAEGSTTCLFTRDGRYTGALHLSSDSPLPISDSAVEILIALQRVIAPLMDAMRPPEGHSWTELLEDAAEAGLITADRRLVALPGLRRDRWLADDSPLTAELLARPDGPPARFAWVSPSGRCHEVRTTRLATGVLVTLREAAAPYRLSPREVQVLTLVAAGLGNPGIGLSLSLSPRTVATHVEHILAKLGCATRVAAASKAVAEGIVPLTVSTPSTPLLART; encoded by the coding sequence ATGAGCAGCCGTCCTTCGCCGCTCGACCTGGTGGCCGACGTGGCTGCCATCTGCGTCGAGCCCACGCCCGCGACCGTCCGGGCCACGGCCGTCCTGCAGCGCATCGGCGAGGCCATCCCGCTCGAGGCGGCGGCGCTCTCGACCTTCGACCCGGTCGAGGAGCGCCATCTCACCATCGCCGAGATCGGCTACTCCGATCCGGTGCTGACCTATCTCAACGACGGCTTCGTCAACGGCGACCCGGCGTTCCTCACCATGCGCTTCCGCAACCCCCGGCCGCTGCGCTGGTGCGACATCCCCAACTACCGCGACATGTTCAGCGCGCACGAGGTGTTCATCCCCGGCGGTTTCGCCGAGGGGTCGACGACCTGTCTCTTCACCCGCGACGGGCGCTACACCGGGGCGCTGCACCTGAGCTCCGACTCCCCGTTGCCGATCAGCGACTCCGCGGTGGAGATCCTGATCGCGCTGCAGCGCGTGATCGCGCCGCTGATGGACGCGATGCGCCCACCGGAAGGGCACAGCTGGACCGAGCTCCTCGAGGACGCCGCCGAGGCCGGCCTGATCACCGCCGACCGCCGCCTGGTGGCGCTGCCGGGGCTGCGCCGGGACCGCTGGCTGGCCGACGACTCCCCACTGACCGCGGAGCTGCTGGCCCGCCCGGACGGCCCGCCGGCCCGGTTCGCCTGGGTCTCGCCCTCGGGACGGTGCCACGAGGTGCGCACCACCCGGCTGGCGACGGGCGTGCTGGTCACGCTGCGCGAGGCGGCGGCGCCGTACCGGCTCTCGCCGCGGGAGGTCCAGGTGCTCACCCTGGTCGCCGCAGGCCTGGGCAACCCCGGGATCGGGCTGTCGCTCTCGCTCAGCCCGCGCACGGTCGCCACCCACGTCGAGCACATCCTGGCCAAGCTCGGCTGTGCGACCCGGGTGGCCGCGGCGAGCAAGGCGGTGGCCGAGGGCATCGTGCCGCTCACGGTCTCCACCCCGTCCACCCCCCTGCTCGCGCGCACCTGA
- a CDS encoding SDR family NAD(P)-dependent oxidoreductase, whose amino-acid sequence MIDLTGKSAVVTGGSSGIGRAVATTLAQVGAHVVVADLTEQAREGGETTAAVIAAAGGSAEFVKLDVTASAHVASVFADLDQRLGGLDILVNNAGVLREGSVHETDDETWRTQFLVNVDGTFHCTREMVRGLLARERPGKIVNISSISGFRGNPGFAAYCATKGAIVNFTRQVALDYAGRGINVNAVAPGFVTTHMTALYDQATHDALAGQTPRGRWASPQDVANAVLFLASPLADHVVGDNLLVDGGWTIGTPVALDA is encoded by the coding sequence ATGATCGACCTCACCGGCAAGAGTGCCGTCGTCACCGGAGGCTCCTCCGGCATCGGCCGCGCCGTCGCCACCACCCTGGCTCAGGTCGGCGCGCACGTCGTCGTCGCCGACCTGACCGAGCAGGCCCGCGAGGGCGGCGAGACCACCGCCGCGGTGATCGCCGCCGCGGGCGGCTCGGCCGAGTTCGTGAAGCTCGACGTCACGGCCAGCGCCCACGTGGCCTCGGTGTTCGCCGACCTCGACCAGCGCCTCGGCGGACTGGACATCCTGGTCAACAACGCGGGGGTGCTGCGTGAGGGCAGCGTGCACGAGACCGACGACGAGACCTGGCGCACCCAGTTCCTGGTCAACGTCGACGGCACCTTCCACTGCACCCGCGAGATGGTGCGTGGCCTGCTCGCCCGCGAGAGGCCGGGCAAGATCGTCAACATCAGCTCGATCAGCGGCTTCCGGGGCAATCCCGGCTTCGCGGCATACTGCGCCACCAAGGGCGCGATCGTGAACTTCACCCGCCAGGTCGCCCTGGACTACGCGGGCAGGGGGATCAACGTCAACGCGGTCGCGCCGGGCTTCGTGACGACCCACATGACCGCGCTCTACGACCAGGCCACCCACGACGCGCTCGCCGGCCAGACGCCGCGCGGTCGCTGGGCGAGCCCGCAGGACGTCGCCAACGCGGTGCTCTTCCTGGCCAGCCCGCTGGCCGACCACGTGGTCGGCGACAACCTGCTGGTCGACGGCGGCTGGACGATCGGCACGCCGGTCGCGCTGGACGCCTGA
- a CDS encoding ArgE/DapE family deacylase, producing the protein MTSQETHDRVLAAVDALKDDLVATLSEVISIPSVNPKYPGQVYDDVVGLEGRVSRLVGEIYEDAGADVEYWAVEKGRDNAVGTLKGTGGGRSLILNGHVDVVPPGNPDRWTSGDPFSGRVDGDRVWGRGASDMKAGLVAQAFAVKALQRAGVALEGDLIIEAVVGEEVMDHECGVTSTIEHGYRADAAVVAEPSGPTNLGVIPVTPGLLWFSVTVQGKATHSSMRGQTIRAGGGGSAVGVNAIDKGMLVFQAMQRLEEEWAFTKTHPLFAPGHFTIHPGVVQGGPHGVLVPFILSEYMTIEYCIWYPPQDDPATVKAEVEAQIRAIAQTDGWLREHPPVVEWKLNWPANDPGEAAHAITAAVSSAHERVSGQTAYQGPPPVAGFCAVEDCSFLTAAGIPAISYGPGDLRVAHADDEYCLIDEVHLATRTYAALALDWCGAE; encoded by the coding sequence ATGACATCGCAGGAGACCCACGACCGCGTGCTGGCGGCGGTGGACGCCCTCAAGGACGACCTCGTCGCCACCCTCTCCGAGGTCATCTCGATCCCCAGCGTGAACCCCAAGTACCCCGGTCAGGTGTACGACGACGTGGTCGGCCTGGAGGGACGGGTGTCGCGCCTCGTGGGCGAGATCTACGAGGACGCCGGCGCCGACGTGGAGTACTGGGCGGTCGAGAAGGGCCGGGACAACGCGGTCGGCACCCTCAAGGGCACCGGCGGGGGCCGGTCCCTCATCCTCAACGGCCACGTGGACGTCGTCCCGCCGGGCAATCCGGACCGGTGGACCTCGGGCGACCCGTTCTCCGGCAGGGTCGACGGCGACCGGGTCTGGGGCCGCGGCGCCAGCGACATGAAGGCCGGCCTCGTCGCCCAGGCGTTCGCGGTGAAGGCCCTGCAGCGCGCGGGCGTCGCGCTCGAGGGCGACCTCATCATCGAGGCCGTCGTCGGCGAGGAGGTGATGGACCACGAGTGCGGTGTCACCTCGACCATCGAGCACGGCTACCGTGCCGACGCCGCCGTCGTGGCCGAGCCGAGCGGGCCGACCAACCTCGGCGTGATCCCGGTGACGCCCGGACTGCTGTGGTTCTCGGTCACCGTGCAGGGCAAGGCGACGCACTCCTCGATGCGCGGGCAGACCATCCGCGCGGGCGGCGGCGGCAGCGCGGTCGGCGTCAACGCGATCGACAAGGGGATGCTCGTCTTCCAGGCCATGCAGCGCCTGGAGGAGGAGTGGGCGTTCACGAAGACCCACCCGCTCTTCGCGCCGGGCCACTTCACCATCCACCCCGGCGTCGTGCAGGGCGGGCCGCACGGCGTGCTCGTGCCGTTCATCCTCTCGGAGTACATGACCATCGAGTACTGCATCTGGTACCCGCCGCAGGACGACCCCGCGACCGTCAAGGCCGAGGTCGAGGCCCAGATCCGCGCGATCGCGCAGACCGACGGCTGGCTGCGCGAGCACCCGCCGGTGGTCGAGTGGAAGCTCAATTGGCCCGCCAACGACCCCGGCGAGGCGGCGCACGCGATCACCGCCGCCGTCTCGTCGGCCCACGAGCGGGTGTCGGGGCAGACGGCGTACCAGGGGCCGCCTCCGGTCGCCGGCTTCTGCGCCGTCGAGGACTGCTCCTTCCTCACCGCGGCGGGCATCCCGGCGATCAGCTACGGCCCGGGCGACCTGCGGGTCGCACACGCCGACGACGAGTACTGCCTCATCGACGAGGTCCACCTGGCCACTCGGACGTACGCCGCGCTGGCGCTCGACTGGTGCGGCGCCGAGTGA